A segment of the Hyphomicrobiales bacterium genome:
TTCGAAAATGTCGGGCTGCGCTACGGCATGGGTCCGGAGGTGTTGCGTGACATCTCGTTCCATGTCGAACCTGGCTCGTTTCACTTTCTAACCGGCCCCTCGGGCGCCGGCAAGACGAGCCTGTTGCGCCTCCTGTTCCTGGCGCTCAGGCCGACGCGAGGGCTGATCACGCTATTCGACAATGACGTCGCCACCGTGTCGCGCGACGCCCTGCCCAGCTTGCGCCGGCGAATTGGCGTTGTATTCCAGGACTTTCGCCTGCTCGACCATATGAGCACGTTCGAGAATATCGCGCTGCCGCTCAGGGTCTCCGGCCGGCCGCCGGCGAGCTATCGCAACGATGTCATCGAACTGTTGAAATGGGTCGGCCTTGGCGAGCGCATGGCCTCGCTGCCGCCGGTGCTGTCGGGGGGCGAGAAGCAGCGTGCGGCGATCGCCCGCGCCGTCATCGGTCAGCCGGAGCTGCTGCTCGCCGACGAACCGACCGGCAATGTCGACCCGCAAATGGCGACGCGGCTATTGCGGCTGTTCATCGAGCTCAACCGGCTCGGAACCACGGTGATCATCGCCACCCACGATCTCGGCCTCATGGACCAATTCGACGCCCCGCGCCTTATTCTTGCCGACGGACACTTGGAGTATGACGCGTGATGCTCGCCAACAAGACGCCGTCGCCCCCGCCGCTGCGCCCGCCGGAGGCCGTACCACAGCAGCCCAGGGAGCGTTCCTTCGTTCGCCTGGTCGACGGCTTTTTCAACGCCTTCAACCAGCAGCCGAGCCCGATCGTCCCGCGCGCGACGGTGGTCGGCCGTTCGCTGATTTTCGTTACCGCGATCATGTGCTTCCTGGCCAGCCTGGCGCTGGGCACCGCGTGGGCGGTGCATCGCGCGGCGCAGACCTGGATTGTCGATGCCGGGCGCGAGGTCACCGTCCAGGTCAAACCGGTGGACGGGCTCGACCCCGACAAGCAACTCAGCGAGACGCTCAGGATCATCACCGGCACAAGCGGTGTCCTCAACGCCAAGACGCTGTCGGTGGAGGAAAACGCCAAGATCCTAGAGCCGTGGCTCGGCGCCGGCCTCGACCTTACCGAACTGCCGGTGCCGCGGCTGATCGCGCTGGAGCTCGATCCGGTCGTGCCCGCGGACCTGGCGGCGCTGTCGTCCAGGCTTGCCGGCGCCATCCCCGGTGTCACGCTTGACGACCACCGCGCCTGGCAGGCACAAATCCGCTCCGTGTCGGGCTGGCTGCAGACGGCCGGTTTCCTGGTCCTGTTGCTGATGCTCGGGGCCACCACCGCCATCATCGTCTTCGCCACCCGCAGCGCCATCGCCGGAAACCGCGACATCGTCCACGTGCTGCACATGGTCGGCGCGCGCCATTCCTTCATCGCGCGGGAGTTTCAGCGCCATTTCCTGATTCTCGGCCTGAAAGGCGGTCTCATCGGCGGCGCGGCGGCGGCATGGCTGTTCGTCGTCGCGCGGACCGTGGCGGCGCGCATCGCGGCCCCGGTGACGGGCGAGACGCTCGGCGCCCTGGTGCAGTCGCTGTCGATCGGCTGGGCCGGCTATGCCGGCATCGCCGGCATCATCGCCGGGCTTGCCGTGCTCAGCGCCTTGTCCTCGCGGATCACCGTCCTCAGATATCTGCGCGAGATGGATTGATGGCGTCGCGACGCCCCTCTGACGCCCCCGTCGACGCATGCTCCGGTCACGGGCGCGAGAGGCTTGCATCCTGTTGAACGGATTGCGATTGTGGACTATCCGGCCGACCAGGACGGCCGGTATTTCTTGGACCTAGACGGCATGCGGCTTGGCAGGGCAGTTCGAATGGCCGGTTATGGCGCCTTGGTTGTGGCGCTGGTGCTTGTGGCCGGCTTTGCCTACTTCACCTCGCAGATCCCCAAACAGCACGGCTACCCGGTTGGGACCGCCGACGGGATCGTGGTACTGACGGGGGCCGCTTCGCGCATCGCCGACGCCGTGCAGCTGCTCGGCGCCGGCCACGCCAAGCGGCTTCTGATCACCGGCGTGAACCCGGGCACCTCGCGGCATGATTTGCACCGCCAGATCCCCAATTCCCAGGCCCTGTTCGAGTGCTGCATCGACATCGGCCGCTCGGCCCTGAACACGTTCGGCAACGCTTCCGAGGCAAGGGACTGGGCGCAGGATCTCGGCTTTACCTCGCTGATCGTGGTCACCAGCAACTATCACCTGCC
Coding sequences within it:
- the ftsE gene encoding cell division ATP-binding protein FtsE, with the protein product MIRFENVGLRYGMGPEVLRDISFHVEPGSFHFLTGPSGAGKTSLLRLLFLALRPTRGLITLFDNDVATVSRDALPSLRRRIGVVFQDFRLLDHMSTFENIALPLRVSGRPPASYRNDVIELLKWVGLGERMASLPPVLSGGEKQRAAIARAVIGQPELLLADEPTGNVDPQMATRLLRLFIELNRLGTTVIIATHDLGLMDQFDAPRLILADGHLEYDA
- a CDS encoding YdcF family protein — translated: MDYPADQDGRYFLDLDGMRLGRAVRMAGYGALVVALVLVAGFAYFTSQIPKQHGYPVGTADGIVVLTGAASRIADAVQLLGAGHAKRLLITGVNPGTSRHDLHRQIPNSQALFECCIDIGRSALNTFGNASEARDWAQDLGFTSLIVVTSNYHLPRSLSEFSRAMPDIALVPYPVVPETFRDRAWWRDGEAWRMLFVEYMKFIASTARQTLVDPSTEYATASARRPEKAE
- a CDS encoding ABC transporter permease → MMLANKTPSPPPLRPPEAVPQQPRERSFVRLVDGFFNAFNQQPSPIVPRATVVGRSLIFVTAIMCFLASLALGTAWAVHRAAQTWIVDAGREVTVQVKPVDGLDPDKQLSETLRIITGTSGVLNAKTLSVEENAKILEPWLGAGLDLTELPVPRLIALELDPVVPADLAALSSRLAGAIPGVTLDDHRAWQAQIRSVSGWLQTAGFLVLLLMLGATTAIIVFATRSAIAGNRDIVHVLHMVGARHSFIAREFQRHFLILGLKGGLIGGAAAAWLFVVARTVAARIAAPVTGETLGALVQSLSIGWAGYAGIAGIIAGLAVLSALSSRITVLRYLREMD